Proteins co-encoded in one Pseudarthrobacter chlorophenolicus A6 genomic window:
- a CDS encoding SSI family serine proteinase inhibitor yields the protein MRNLRLHIAALAVTAGLLSACTGGPDGANPPPSSTSPAQSPTSSATSSATVPPSTATPSPDTETSVPAPPPASPSALPAGPGKGNAELAITVIPAEGQAALNYTLVCEAGVPAVESSHPTADAACAALKRNAALLNPAPRTAQACTQQYGGPEKATVSGVVDGTAVEASFARTDGCEISAWDAAKDILGGAGGAT from the coding sequence ATGCGTAACCTGCGGCTTCACATCGCGGCCCTTGCCGTCACTGCAGGGCTGCTCTCCGCCTGCACCGGCGGCCCGGACGGCGCCAATCCACCGCCTTCATCCACTTCCCCGGCACAGTCGCCAACCTCCTCCGCCACGTCTTCGGCAACCGTGCCTCCGTCAACAGCCACCCCGTCCCCTGACACCGAAACCTCAGTTCCGGCCCCGCCGCCCGCTTCCCCGTCCGCACTGCCGGCCGGGCCCGGCAAGGGCAATGCCGAACTTGCCATCACTGTCATTCCGGCAGAAGGCCAGGCCGCACTGAACTACACGCTGGTGTGCGAAGCCGGAGTGCCGGCAGTCGAAAGCAGCCACCCGACGGCTGACGCAGCCTGCGCCGCCCTCAAACGGAACGCGGCCCTGCTGAACCCGGCGCCCCGCACGGCCCAGGCCTGCACCCAGCAATATGGCGGACCGGAAAAGGCGACCGTGAGCGGCGTGGTTGACGGAACCGCCGTCGAGGCATCCTTTGCCCGCACGGACGGTTGCGAGATCAGCGCCTGGGACGCCGCGAAAGACATCCTGGGAGGCGCCGGTGGAGCAACTTAA
- a CDS encoding ABC transporter permease — protein sequence MSSMTENREESARRAAPGPYLAGVAHVVALELKQRLRSRGWYIMLAIWFALTGLVTWLTWASWSASNAFRRDFGDVSGTAFTGPGSLIFEVVLAFVLLFALLVAPALSANAVNGDRAGGTLAILQVTLLEPGQILWGKFFAAWAAALAFLVASTPFLVIGVALGGLTPAYILVSVVMLAVEVGIVCAIGVGISALAGRPLFSIVVTYLAVAGLVVGTVISFGLGTGLTQGTVMANNPQYREYAPLQSEPTDAAYTCAGPLREQSAMHTERVAWTLAMNPFVVVADAIPYPDRTSQQNFTSIGAIEGISQAARQAMAGPEGTTACVNGKVRPTYLGQKTPLWPLGLGLQLVLSGLLLWLGWRSLRTPARKLARGTRIA from the coding sequence ATGAGCAGCATGACGGAAAACCGGGAAGAGTCTGCCCGCCGCGCAGCGCCCGGCCCGTACCTGGCGGGGGTAGCGCATGTGGTGGCATTGGAGCTGAAGCAGCGGCTCCGGTCCCGCGGCTGGTACATCATGCTGGCCATCTGGTTCGCCTTGACCGGACTGGTGACTTGGCTAACGTGGGCGAGCTGGAGTGCCTCGAATGCCTTCCGGCGCGACTTCGGTGACGTGTCTGGAACAGCGTTCACGGGCCCGGGTTCGCTGATCTTTGAGGTGGTGCTGGCCTTTGTCCTGCTGTTCGCCCTTCTGGTGGCACCGGCATTGTCGGCCAACGCCGTGAATGGGGACCGGGCAGGCGGCACCTTGGCCATCCTCCAGGTCACGCTGCTGGAACCGGGCCAGATCCTTTGGGGCAAGTTTTTTGCGGCCTGGGCCGCGGCCCTCGCGTTCCTGGTGGCCAGTACCCCGTTCCTGGTGATTGGCGTGGCGCTGGGTGGCCTGACTCCCGCATACATCCTGGTGTCGGTGGTGATGCTGGCCGTTGAGGTAGGCATTGTTTGCGCCATCGGCGTAGGCATTTCCGCGCTGGCCGGCCGCCCGCTGTTTTCCATTGTGGTGACCTATCTGGCCGTGGCCGGCCTGGTGGTGGGCACCGTGATCTCCTTTGGGCTGGGTACCGGGCTGACCCAGGGCACGGTGATGGCCAACAACCCCCAGTACCGTGAGTACGCGCCGCTGCAGTCAGAGCCCACGGACGCCGCATACACCTGTGCCGGACCCCTGCGGGAACAGTCCGCCATGCACACCGAACGGGTGGCTTGGACGCTTGCCATGAATCCTTTCGTAGTGGTGGCGGACGCCATTCCGTATCCGGACAGGACGTCGCAACAGAACTTCACATCCATCGGTGCGATCGAAGGCATCAGCCAGGCAGCCCGCCAGGCCATGGCCGGGCCGGAAGGGACCACTGCATGCGTCAACGGCAAGGTCCGGCCCACATATCTGGGGCAAAAGACCCCGTTGTGGCCGTTGGGGCTCGGCCTCCAACTCGTGCTGTCCGGCCTCCTGCTGTGGCTCGGCTGGCGTTCGCTCCGGACGCCGGCCCGCAAGCTCGCCCGCGGGACCCGCATCGCCTGA
- a CDS encoding DNA polymerase III subunit gamma and tau, whose protein sequence is MTVTTALYRRYRPDSFADVIGQEHVTGPLMTALRKNRVNHAYLFSGPRGCGKTTSARILARCLNCAEGPTDTPCGVCPSCVELARGGSGSLDVIEIDAASHGGVDDARDLRERATYAPVRDRYKIFIIDEAHMVTSAGFNALLKIVEEPPEHIKFIFATTEPDKVIGTIRSRTHHYPFRLVPPEPLMAYLELLCNQENVPVAPGVLSLVIRAGGGSVRDSLSVLDQLMAGAGPNGLDYELAVALLGYTHASLLDDVVEAVAASDAATVFRAVDRVIQTGHDPRRFVEDLLERFRDLIIVQAMPESAQVILRGMPADQIARLQNQAHNLGAAELSRAADVTNTALTEMTGATSPRLHLELLCARILLPSSEQNERGIAARIDRVERRLNYSGHDAGAPAGQGASGTLGAGSAPHTPAAAAIPVAAQAAPAAGGQASEPHAPAAQSPSAQDAAGQAASVQAPAEQAPAGQAQVPQAASAPAPADGPQGQTPRAPLASAQPQAGPDAPSRPATGESSPRTAHGAPGAGTASTTDGRPPLTAPRVSTNDWPVDQPGNERHPGGITSPVQPGAGQPAPESGPAAAATGPQPASEQAQPASSPTRHATAPAGSDQASHGRGDVTPAPGTASSAGQDAPRVTAAPGGPAGMGDVEVLRRAWPDVLQTLSKIKRSTWALVEPNAQVSAFDGSVLTLAFATSGLAGAFGRADHSENLRQAIHKTVGIDCQINAVAAGAGQASAEPNPKAPASQVATAKQVPTASPAATASSADVAWGLAPAPAAVPEPADAGGRPVHNAASSQPTRTGSSAVPAGTGAAQAAERAEASMPPAPRDQAQGARADVLAPGRAPGNPGADGTPGADGNPGRPAPSGAGTPGSAQAPTAANRPAGSAAPSGTSAAAGGDPYAALAGDYSYSDDDWGPPRDEDAPPLEEEPPMDWAPSPAKGRKPAAVPAAASAQTPGSASAPASSPAPAASAVGETPQRPSGTADGAHDPWTRAVEQAPGVWVVGTESNVGAAPAAGGASTEVDNPSRPAGVTPVASTPHYEPATAQAPPSIPVTPSAGPARTAVAASAPVAATPPAAAPAAAASPAAASPEPQQAREYAMASSAPASAAPSPAPATATAPAPAAATRQSLYQRLSNSPEAEAGRAKAPARAAAAAATYVQDIPSADDETIEESGVFGRAAVERILGGKLIEERSPDGSPIAPRY, encoded by the coding sequence GTGACAGTTACCACCGCTCTCTACCGCAGATACCGTCCCGATTCGTTCGCAGACGTTATCGGGCAGGAGCATGTCACCGGACCACTGATGACGGCTTTGCGCAAGAACCGCGTCAACCATGCCTACCTTTTTTCCGGCCCCAGGGGCTGCGGCAAAACCACCTCCGCGCGCATCCTGGCCCGTTGCCTGAACTGTGCCGAGGGCCCCACCGACACCCCCTGCGGCGTGTGCCCAAGCTGTGTGGAGCTGGCCCGCGGCGGTTCCGGCTCCCTCGACGTCATCGAGATTGACGCGGCCAGCCACGGCGGTGTGGATGATGCCCGCGATCTCCGTGAGCGCGCCACCTATGCCCCGGTCAGGGACCGCTACAAAATCTTCATCATCGACGAAGCGCATATGGTCACCTCGGCCGGCTTCAACGCCCTGCTGAAAATCGTCGAAGAGCCACCGGAACACATCAAGTTCATCTTCGCCACCACGGAACCGGACAAGGTCATTGGCACCATCCGCTCCCGCACGCACCACTACCCTTTCCGGCTGGTTCCGCCCGAGCCGCTGATGGCCTACCTGGAGCTCCTGTGCAACCAGGAGAACGTCCCGGTGGCCCCCGGCGTCCTGTCCCTGGTCATCCGCGCCGGTGGCGGATCCGTCCGCGACTCCCTGTCCGTCCTGGACCAGCTCATGGCAGGCGCAGGGCCGAACGGGCTCGACTACGAGCTCGCAGTTGCGCTGCTCGGCTACACGCACGCCTCGCTCCTGGACGACGTTGTGGAGGCTGTTGCAGCCTCGGACGCAGCCACCGTTTTCCGCGCGGTGGACCGCGTCATCCAAACCGGGCACGATCCTCGGCGCTTCGTTGAGGACCTCCTGGAGCGCTTCCGCGACCTGATCATCGTCCAGGCCATGCCGGAGAGCGCCCAGGTCATCCTGCGCGGAATGCCGGCGGACCAGATCGCCCGGCTGCAGAACCAGGCCCACAACCTTGGCGCCGCGGAATTGTCCCGTGCTGCCGATGTCACCAACACGGCGCTGACCGAGATGACAGGCGCCACGTCTCCGCGGCTGCACCTCGAGCTGCTCTGCGCCCGGATCCTGCTGCCAAGTTCGGAACAGAATGAACGCGGCATTGCTGCACGCATCGACCGCGTCGAGCGTCGGCTGAACTACTCCGGGCACGACGCCGGGGCTCCCGCCGGCCAGGGTGCCAGTGGAACGCTGGGTGCCGGTTCGGCACCACACACCCCTGCAGCAGCCGCGATTCCGGTGGCAGCACAGGCTGCCCCGGCCGCCGGTGGCCAGGCTTCCGAGCCCCACGCTCCCGCAGCCCAATCCCCCTCTGCTCAAGACGCCGCCGGCCAGGCCGCAAGCGTGCAGGCTCCCGCTGAGCAGGCTCCCGCTGGTCAGGCCCAAGTACCGCAGGCTGCTTCAGCACCGGCCCCTGCGGACGGACCCCAAGGGCAGACTCCCCGGGCCCCCCTCGCGTCGGCCCAGCCCCAGGCTGGTCCAGATGCACCTTCCCGTCCTGCAACGGGGGAATCTTCGCCGCGGACGGCGCACGGCGCTCCGGGTGCGGGAACCGCCTCGACCACGGATGGCCGCCCACCGCTGACCGCCCCGCGCGTGAGCACCAACGACTGGCCCGTGGATCAGCCTGGCAACGAGCGCCACCCGGGAGGCATCACCTCTCCGGTCCAACCCGGTGCAGGCCAACCGGCGCCCGAGTCCGGACCTGCTGCTGCGGCGACTGGCCCACAGCCCGCTTCGGAACAGGCCCAGCCCGCTTCGTCGCCAACCCGGCACGCAACCGCCCCCGCAGGTTCAGACCAAGCGTCGCATGGTCGCGGCGACGTCACCCCTGCCCCCGGCACCGCTTCCAGCGCCGGGCAGGACGCACCGCGGGTTACTGCGGCCCCCGGCGGCCCCGCAGGCATGGGCGACGTTGAAGTGCTTCGCCGTGCATGGCCGGACGTCCTGCAGACCCTGTCCAAAATCAAGCGCAGCACCTGGGCGCTGGTGGAACCGAACGCCCAGGTCAGTGCCTTTGACGGCAGCGTCCTGACGCTCGCTTTCGCAACCTCCGGTCTCGCCGGTGCCTTTGGGCGGGCGGACCATTCGGAGAACCTCCGCCAGGCGATCCACAAAACGGTGGGCATCGACTGCCAGATCAATGCAGTGGCGGCCGGCGCAGGCCAAGCGAGCGCTGAACCAAACCCAAAAGCACCCGCCAGCCAGGTAGCTACGGCCAAGCAGGTGCCCACGGCCAGCCCGGCGGCTACGGCCAGCTCAGCTGACGTTGCCTGGGGCCTGGCCCCGGCCCCCGCCGCGGTGCCTGAACCTGCTGATGCCGGTGGACGTCCCGTCCACAACGCGGCATCCTCGCAGCCAACCCGCACCGGTTCCTCCGCCGTGCCCGCGGGGACGGGCGCAGCGCAAGCGGCCGAACGGGCAGAAGCCTCCATGCCGCCGGCGCCGCGGGACCAAGCACAGGGAGCTCGGGCCGATGTCCTTGCACCCGGCCGCGCTCCCGGCAACCCCGGGGCTGACGGTACCCCCGGGGCTGACGGTAACCCCGGCAGGCCCGCACCGTCGGGTGCCGGAACACCCGGCAGCGCGCAGGCACCTACTGCCGCCAACAGGCCTGCCGGTTCCGCCGCACCTTCAGGTACCAGCGCTGCCGCAGGAGGGGACCCTTACGCGGCCTTGGCAGGCGACTACTCCTACTCGGACGACGACTGGGGACCGCCGAGGGACGAGGACGCTCCCCCGCTTGAGGAAGAACCCCCCATGGACTGGGCTCCCTCACCCGCAAAGGGAAGGAAACCAGCGGCAGTACCGGCCGCCGCGAGCGCCCAAACACCGGGGTCCGCTTCGGCGCCCGCCTCTTCACCGGCGCCGGCTGCATCCGCCGTTGGAGAGACCCCGCAGCGGCCTTCGGGCACGGCGGACGGCGCCCACGACCCCTGGACCCGCGCTGTGGAACAGGCCCCCGGCGTCTGGGTTGTGGGGACGGAAAGCAACGTGGGAGCCGCTCCCGCCGCGGGTGGAGCCAGCACGGAAGTGGACAACCCGTCCAGGCCGGCAGGTGTCACACCTGTGGCCAGCACGCCGCACTACGAGCCCGCCACGGCCCAGGCCCCGCCCTCCATCCCCGTTACTCCGTCAGCCGGACCGGCCCGCACCGCCGTGGCGGCGTCGGCACCAGTGGCGGCCACACCACCGGCGGCCGCACCAGCGGCAGCAGCATCGCCGGCGGCGGCCAGCCCGGAGCCGCAACAGGCCCGCGAGTACGCCATGGCATCTTCCGCACCGGCATCGGCAGCACCTTCACCGGCCCCTGCAACCGCCACGGCGCCGGCCCCGGCCGCCGCGACACGCCAAAGCCTCTACCAAAGGCTGTCCAACAGTCCCGAAGCCGAAGCCGGACGGGCCAAGGCTCCCGCACGGGCGGCCGCAGCCGCGGCTACGTATGTGCAGGACATTCCCAGCGCGGACGACGAAACCATCGAGGAGTCCGGCGTCTTCGGACGCGCTGCCGTGGAACGTATCCTGGGCGGAAAGCTGATCGAGGAACGCTCGCCGGACGGCAGCCCCATAGCTCCGCGCTACTGA
- the recR gene encoding recombination mediator RecR: MYEGAVQELIDELGRLPGVGPKSAQRLAFHILEADPQDMKRLVEAITTVKDRVKFCTVCGNVTEQELCNICRDPRRDPALICVVEESKDVLAVERTRSFRGRYHVLGGAINPIAGIGPEQLRIRELLTRLNDGAIQEVIIATDPNLEGEATATYLARMLKTIGIAVTRLASGLPVGGDLEYADEVTLGRAFEGRRNALG; this comes from the coding sequence GTGTACGAAGGTGCGGTCCAGGAGCTTATCGACGAGCTCGGACGCCTTCCGGGAGTCGGTCCCAAGTCGGCGCAGCGGCTGGCATTCCACATCCTTGAAGCAGACCCGCAGGATATGAAACGGCTGGTGGAAGCCATCACCACGGTCAAGGACCGGGTCAAGTTCTGCACTGTCTGCGGCAACGTCACGGAGCAGGAGCTCTGCAACATCTGCCGGGACCCGCGCCGCGATCCGGCCCTCATCTGCGTGGTGGAGGAGTCCAAGGATGTCCTCGCGGTGGAGCGTACGCGCTCGTTCCGCGGGCGGTACCACGTGCTGGGCGGAGCCATCAATCCGATTGCCGGCATCGGCCCCGAACAGCTGCGCATCCGTGAGCTGCTCACCCGGCTGAATGACGGCGCCATCCAGGAAGTCATCATCGCCACCGACCCCAACCTGGAGGGCGAGGCGACGGCCACCTACCTGGCACGGATGCTCAAGACCATCGGGATTGCCGTCACGAGGTTGGCCTCCGGGCTGCCCGTGGGCGGCGACCTGGAATACGCGGACGAGGTCACGCTGGGCCGCGCGTTCGAGGGCCGGCGGAACGCCCTGGGCTAA
- a CDS encoding oxygenase MpaB family protein, with the protein MRSFLRKWQGEIRRTFTGRSDAPPDWAVRLEEGDDAGYHHPGSAVWAVHGSMSPIVAGIRTLLMQSLHPGALTGVHEHSNFREDPLGRLAHTIRWIFTVTYGSREAAEEASGRVRRMHVPVHGTYDDNDGQARSYSANDPHLAGWIHIAFTDAFLASHKIWGGPVPGGPDAYVREWAQAGRLMGVERPPMTEGEMRAELDRWYESGQLRSDHRVAETVEFIRKAPLHPMLRPGYRVLFAGAVYSLEPRYREMLGLSVPRLGPFPLPVRLATKAVLGVVRLTLGPRGPSEIAARARLLRLGMAAPDA; encoded by the coding sequence ATGCGGAGCTTTCTTCGGAAGTGGCAAGGCGAAATCAGGAGGACGTTCACCGGAAGGTCGGACGCCCCTCCGGACTGGGCCGTGCGGCTTGAGGAGGGGGACGACGCCGGATACCACCACCCTGGTTCCGCCGTGTGGGCCGTCCACGGCTCCATGTCCCCAATCGTGGCGGGAATCCGGACGCTCCTGATGCAGTCCCTCCATCCGGGGGCGTTGACCGGCGTCCACGAGCACTCGAACTTCCGGGAGGACCCGTTGGGCCGCCTTGCCCACACGATCCGCTGGATCTTCACGGTGACGTACGGTTCACGGGAAGCCGCAGAAGAAGCCTCGGGAAGGGTGCGCCGCATGCATGTACCCGTGCACGGAACCTATGACGACAACGATGGCCAAGCCCGCAGCTACAGCGCCAATGATCCGCACCTGGCCGGCTGGATCCACATTGCCTTCACGGACGCGTTCCTTGCCTCCCACAAAATCTGGGGTGGGCCCGTCCCGGGAGGCCCCGACGCCTACGTACGTGAGTGGGCCCAGGCCGGAAGGCTGATGGGGGTCGAACGGCCTCCGATGACGGAGGGCGAGATGCGGGCAGAACTGGACCGCTGGTACGAAAGCGGCCAGCTGCGCTCGGACCATCGGGTCGCCGAGACGGTGGAATTCATCCGAAAGGCTCCCCTGCACCCGATGCTGCGGCCTGGATACCGTGTTCTCTTTGCCGGCGCCGTGTACAGTCTCGAACCCCGCTACCGGGAGATGCTGGGGCTCTCGGTCCCGAGGCTGGGCCCGTTCCCACTGCCGGTGAGGCTGGCCACCAAAGCCGTCCTCGGCGTCGTACGCCTCACGCTCGGTCCCCGGGGACCAAGCGAGATTGCGGCGCGGGCACGCCTGCTCCGGCTGGGGATGGCAGCACCGGACGCCTGA
- a CDS encoding ABC transporter ATP-binding protein, with protein MAIVSEQPGGQQVPDGGITAQGVSRSFGAVRAVDHMDFHAPAGRVTALIGPNGAGKTTLLLMLASLLAPDQGTITVGGLDPVRNRAEVRSRLGWMPDTLGVWESLTAREILTQMARFYRLPASGIAPRVTDMLERVRLADLADQPARVLSRGQQQRLSLARALIHDPSVLLLDEPASGLDPGSRIELRTTLRQLAAEGKAVVVSSHVLSELDEIADGAVFVNNGRTVRQQTTEEAAAAGRRYAITAADPAALAAELARLGLDFRREEGRRPGVSLVLHNELGAERLLRDLVLAGVGIRSFAPAVGALEETYMNLEGERR; from the coding sequence ATGGCAATAGTTTCGGAACAGCCCGGCGGGCAGCAGGTTCCCGACGGCGGCATCACGGCCCAGGGGGTGAGCCGCAGCTTCGGCGCCGTCCGCGCGGTGGACCATATGGACTTCCACGCCCCGGCGGGCAGGGTGACGGCACTCATCGGCCCCAACGGCGCAGGAAAAACCACCCTGCTTCTCATGCTGGCCTCGTTACTGGCCCCGGACCAGGGCACCATTACTGTTGGCGGCCTGGACCCGGTCCGGAACCGCGCGGAGGTGCGAAGCCGGCTGGGCTGGATGCCGGACACCCTGGGCGTGTGGGAATCGCTGACGGCCCGGGAGATCCTGACCCAGATGGCCAGGTTCTACCGGTTGCCCGCGTCCGGGATCGCCCCGAGGGTCACCGACATGCTGGAGCGTGTCCGGCTGGCAGACCTCGCCGACCAGCCCGCCCGGGTCCTGTCCCGCGGGCAGCAGCAGCGGTTGAGCCTGGCGCGCGCACTCATCCACGATCCGTCCGTGCTGCTCCTGGACGAGCCTGCATCAGGCCTGGACCCGGGCTCCCGCATTGAGCTGCGGACCACGCTCCGGCAACTCGCCGCCGAAGGAAAAGCCGTGGTGGTGTCCTCACACGTCCTCAGCGAACTTGACGAGATCGCGGACGGTGCAGTGTTCGTGAACAACGGCCGCACCGTCCGGCAGCAGACCACCGAGGAAGCGGCCGCCGCTGGCCGCCGCTATGCGATCACTGCCGCCGATCCAGCCGCGCTCGCCGCGGAACTGGCGCGGCTGGGGCTCGACTTCCGCCGTGAGGAAGGCCGCCGGCCGGGTGTCAGCCTCGTTCTGCACAACGAGCTCGGGGCGGAGCGGCTCCTGCGCGACCTGGTGCTTGCCGGCGTCGGAATCCGTTCCTTCGCCCCGGCCGTTGGCGCGTTGGAGGAGACCTACATGAACCTCGAGGGGGAACGGCGATGA
- a CDS encoding aspartate kinase: protein MSTPTTEVHNATQPQGLQAGGAVTKQLIVQKFGGSSVADADGIKRVAARVVNAQQAGNEVVVVVSAMGDTTDELLELAAQVTDSAPAREMDMLLSAGERISMALLAMAINKLGASAQSFTGSQAGMITDGIHGKARIIDVDPHRIRTALDKENIAIVAGFQGMSRSTNEITTLGRGGSDTTAVALAAALEADVCEIYTDVDGIYTADPRVVPSAQKIDTISSEEMLELAASGAKILHLRCVEYARRFGVPLHVRSSFSQHEGTWVIPSAEDKITTQEGVALEQPIISGVAHDRSEAKVTVVGVPDIPGKAAAIFQVIADAHSNIDMIVQNVSTHGTGKTDISFTLPIVEGADALAALHAAQDKIGFETIEYNEKIGKLSLIGAGMRSHPGVSATFFKALSDAGININMISTSEIRISVVTHADLLDEAVRVIHNAFELDSDNEATVYGGTGR, encoded by the coding sequence ATGAGTACGCCCACTACCGAAGTGCACAACGCGACGCAGCCGCAGGGCCTGCAGGCCGGCGGTGCGGTAACCAAACAACTCATCGTGCAGAAGTTCGGCGGGTCCTCCGTGGCGGACGCTGACGGCATTAAGCGCGTTGCCGCCAGGGTGGTAAACGCCCAGCAGGCCGGCAACGAGGTTGTTGTGGTGGTCTCCGCCATGGGCGACACCACCGACGAACTCCTGGAGCTCGCCGCCCAGGTCACCGACTCCGCCCCCGCCCGCGAGATGGACATGCTGCTCTCCGCCGGCGAACGTATCTCCATGGCCCTGCTGGCCATGGCCATCAACAAGCTCGGTGCGTCGGCACAATCCTTTACGGGGTCGCAGGCCGGCATGATCACCGATGGCATCCACGGCAAGGCCCGCATCATCGATGTGGACCCGCACCGCATCCGCACCGCGCTGGACAAGGAAAATATTGCCATCGTGGCCGGCTTCCAGGGCATGAGCCGGAGCACCAACGAAATCACCACCCTGGGCCGCGGCGGTTCGGACACCACAGCGGTGGCCCTGGCTGCGGCACTGGAAGCTGACGTCTGCGAGATCTACACGGATGTGGACGGCATCTACACGGCCGATCCCCGGGTGGTACCGTCCGCCCAGAAGATCGACACCATTTCCAGCGAGGAGATGCTGGAGCTTGCGGCGTCCGGCGCCAAGATCCTGCACCTCCGGTGCGTCGAGTACGCCCGCCGGTTCGGCGTGCCGCTGCACGTCCGTTCCTCATTCAGCCAGCACGAAGGCACCTGGGTCATTCCCAGCGCCGAAGACAAGATCACCACTCAAGAGGGAGTTGCCTTGGAGCAGCCAATCATCTCCGGCGTTGCGCACGACCGCTCGGAAGCCAAGGTCACCGTTGTGGGCGTTCCGGATATTCCGGGCAAGGCCGCCGCTATTTTCCAGGTCATTGCCGATGCCCATTCCAACATCGACATGATCGTCCAGAACGTGTCCACCCACGGGACCGGCAAGACCGACATCTCCTTCACGCTGCCCATCGTTGAGGGCGCCGATGCCCTTGCCGCCCTGCACGCCGCGCAGGACAAGATCGGCTTCGAAACCATCGAATACAACGAGAAGATCGGCAAGCTCTCCCTGATCGGCGCCGGCATGCGGTCCCACCCGGGTGTCTCGGCCACCTTCTTCAAGGCGTTGTCCGACGCCGGCATCAACATCAACATGATCTCCACCTCGGAAATCCGGATCTCCGTGGTCACCCATGCAGACCTGCTGGATGAGGCTGTCCGCGTGATCCACAATGCTTTCGAGCTGGACAGCGACAACGAAGCCACCGTTTACGGCGGCACCGGCCGCTGA
- a CDS encoding glutathione peroxidase — protein sequence MDNYLRTQRVAPLYPIHLTLNDGTTTEFARFKGNVVLVVNVASNCGFTQQYAGLEALYGKFRDRGFEILGVPCNQFAGQEPGSDSEIAEFCERNFGVTFPLTAKADVRGKNQHPLYAELTKFKTGILPGLVKWNFEKFLVNRDGDVVARFAPTVEPDSAEVIDAIEKALG from the coding sequence ATGGACAACTACCTGAGGACGCAACGCGTGGCACCCCTGTACCCGATTCACCTGACCCTGAACGATGGCACCACTACCGAGTTCGCCCGGTTCAAGGGGAACGTGGTGCTTGTAGTCAACGTTGCCTCGAACTGTGGTTTCACGCAGCAGTACGCGGGCCTGGAAGCCCTGTACGGCAAGTTCCGCGACCGGGGATTCGAGATCCTGGGCGTCCCCTGCAACCAGTTCGCAGGCCAGGAACCGGGCAGTGACAGCGAGATCGCAGAGTTCTGCGAGCGCAACTTCGGTGTCACCTTCCCGCTGACCGCCAAGGCCGATGTGCGCGGCAAGAACCAGCACCCGCTCTATGCCGAACTGACCAAGTTCAAGACAGGGATCCTTCCGGGACTGGTGAAGTGGAACTTCGAGAAGTTCCTGGTGAACCGCGACGGCGATGTGGTGGCACGCTTTGCACCCACCGTGGAGCCGGATTCTGCAGAGGTCATCGACGCGATTGAAAAAGCACTGGGCTGA
- a CDS encoding MarR family winged helix-turn-helix transcriptional regulator — MTTAAAPDAREDDLLLEHQLCFALTVASRSVVGAYKPVLERLNLTHPQYLVMLALWEASPRTVRNISEALAQEPATISPLLRRLEAAGFITRQRADGNERALSVELTPKGAALRQEALKVPGTMMDRLGLTRGQVTELHASMMALIAATSGSGEP; from the coding sequence ATGACCACCGCAGCAGCCCCGGACGCCCGCGAAGACGACCTGCTCCTGGAGCACCAGTTGTGCTTCGCCCTGACCGTGGCTTCCCGCAGCGTCGTGGGCGCCTACAAGCCCGTCCTCGAAAGACTGAACCTGACCCACCCGCAGTACCTCGTCATGCTCGCCCTCTGGGAAGCCAGTCCCCGCACCGTCAGGAACATCAGCGAAGCCCTGGCCCAGGAACCGGCCACTATTTCGCCGCTGTTGCGCCGTCTTGAAGCGGCCGGATTCATCACCCGGCAACGGGCAGACGGGAACGAACGTGCCCTTTCGGTGGAACTCACGCCGAAGGGCGCCGCCCTCCGGCAGGAGGCGCTCAAGGTTCCCGGCACCATGATGGACAGGCTGGGACTCACCCGCGGGCAGGTCACCGAACTGCACGCCAGCATGATGGCGCTCATCGCCGCCACGTCCGGCAGCGGGGAGCCGTAG